The Ficedula albicollis isolate OC2 chromosome 1, FicAlb1.5, whole genome shotgun sequence nucleotide sequence TGCCCTCCAGGGCTGAAGGTTGTACAAGTCATATGAGCTTTTTCCACTCAGCTGAAGAGGCACAGCAAGTGGCAAAACTCCAGCCCCAGTAAGACTGCTACACCAGAGACCATGGTGTCAGTTAGCCACTCAGATCTGGCTTTCTGTTCCTCTTCAGCTTCCTGTCCTTCTAGCATGTGGCCTCATTCATGTCAAGGTGACCTGAACTGGTGCCTGCACAAAATGCTgtgctcagaggcagcagctaTTTCCAGCAGTGTCCCTCCCTTATAGTAAGTGGTGCTTAGCATACTCTACCACTCCTTTAAGGGATTTAGAAAACAATACAGTGCAGCATAGCCTCCTTAATGTTGTTACTGTGCTTCTTTTATCAAAAATGTAGGCATATCTCAGGCTCTAAGTCGCATATAAGGTAAGGGGTAAATGTCTCTTAGTGAATGAGTTTATAAAAGTAGGAAAGAGTATGTAAGTCAGACACCCTCTGCCATGACCTTTGCAagtcacagagcagcagggagcaggacagggatatagctggaaaaggaaaggtgTCCCTAGGTGAGGGGTACATCCAAGTCATCTAAACTCAGCAAGAACTGACATTATTTTGAGTTGACATTGACAACAGCTGTGAAGGGTCACAACTGCAGCACAGTTTTAAAACCAGTGCTTTGCTGTAGACAAATCACAACCTACTCTTGCATGTTACATTAAACCCCACAGGtcagtgtaaatatttttagcacCATTACAGGTCAGGAAAGACATTTATGACATGCAGTGTACCTAGTGCAGAATCTGCAAGAGGGAGATAGTTCTGCTTGTGCAATTCAAGCAACATGTACACACCTCCATAAAATCACCTGATTTTAAAAGATTACAAATCTTAAACTGGAATTGAGTTCCTAAAATTAGGTCGCTGATTTGGTTCTGCTCAGACCATCATGTGATCTATGTGTTTTTcatcatttatttaaatgacaCTTTAACAATCTCTCGCTCTTTGTCTGCTAGACAGTCTCAGTAAGAATCTATTTGTTTCATCATAAGTTTCCGGCTGTACTCATAGGCAAGGAACAGTGCCCCATTGGCCACGAATGCACGGATCATAGTTGGTGTTAGTCCAGAATACAAGGCAAGCACACCTGGAAATGAAACCAGAGCCAATTAGCAACTTCTTAAAGTGACTGCCTGCATCAACCACTGTGCTCTTACCTGTGAAGGATACTGAAACAATGCTTCTGCTTAAAGGAGGATGAACACAAAGAGTGGTACAGCTACTGATTGCAGTGGTACTGGATATGGGAGTATCTGGTGTTAGAACAGGAGTTTAGCCATGTAAGGGCTTATGCTAGACGCTTATGTCAGGTATGACAATGATCAGCTGAGATAACTTAACAGTGGCTGTACCACAGCTGGCAAGGGGGCAGCATGTTAGAGCTGTGCCCCCAGTCAGACTCCACTTCTGATGACTGTCTTACCTAGCAATGGGGCCAGGATTCATATCTGCCGCCATGTATATTCTTAGACCCTCTTCCAAAGCACCTGACACAGGCCTTTTCCAGAGAGGACATGCTGAGGTAGATGCCTCAAGTTGCCAGGCTGGATAGGGCTGTTTGATAAATCAATCCTCAGCCATGTATTAACTTCTAGAGGTGAAGAAAACTTTTGCATGGAACTTACCTAGTTCCTTCACTTTTCATTTATAGGTCTGGTCACAGGTAATAGAGCCCATTTCTTTATCTGCTTTTAATGCATAGTAAGCTTCTGTTAGGTTTAAGTGAATCATCTCCTGAACCAAGAGGCAGGTACTAGGTCTTGGTTTCTAGATTCCAAGCTTTCCACACTACATGAAGTAGATATTTGTTTGCTAGAAACAGTTATTGTCTGTCTCTAACACATTATCACTGGACTTGGTTTCTTAAGTGATTTTGGGTATTGGAGAGTAACAGTTGCAGTCTGCAGCCCTATAGATTCAGTTGATCTGCTTGCATACTTACCTTCAGTTCTCACAACAGTTACAAACGTTCCCATAAAGCCTGCCTGTTTTCCAGCCATTGAAAGAACCTGAATTCTAGATTTGACACAATCCACAGGATACACAGCAATCCACAGACAGCTGCCTCCAAAACCTCCACTTAGTAACAAAGGAATGGGACCTAAAAGttaagaaatatgtttttatacACAACAGTATTCACCAGCACAACATTATTTCATCTATAGGAATCAAAGGGAACAGAGGAATCTGCATATGACAGAAGAGCAGTTGCTGTTCGCTCACTAACCTTTAAGTTAATTTCAAGTCACTGGTAAATTGCAAGTCTTAACTAGAAACTCAAAGACTATAAAGAGTGCCTCTTAGATTATTTGCCATGCTAACAAACTGTAACTCAGAATTCAGTTTTGACTGTGTTAActaaattcactttttaaacaCTGCCTCATCTCCTTCATGTTGTATGTATTTTACAGCATCGTTAGTATATCTTCAGGGAAGATATACCCCCCCTTATGGCCCCTGTGACAGCATGCTAAAACCCACCTGTAAAAAAAGGCACCATACCTAATTCGTCTTTTGATCTCCCAGAGGCAAAGAATGTCCGGCTCAGTTCATACCCtccaaagaagaagaaatagcCTGGGACTTCCCGCAGCAAAGTGCTTGACAGGCCACGATAAAATCCAAGGGGCCCATCCTTTTGGATAACACCCTTCACTACTGACCAAACTGTACTGAGAGAGGTTGATCCAGTTAGTGATACTTGTGAGCCAGACAATAAGAGGTTACAGAACAATAGGCAACTGCAGCAACAATTAATGGTGAGACCTATTGTGCAAACAATTGAATTCATGTAAGACTTAGAGCAAGATCCTGCTGAGAGCCCTTCACTGGCATCCAGCTTTACTATCACACAGAAGGTCTGCAGGTTCTGAccctcccagccacagctcttcTCTGGTTAGCAGAGCACTGCAAGTGTGACACTGAGCCAATACAGCATATGAAGAAATAATACACCAGAAAGGGTTTCAGAGATATTGAGC carries:
- the SLC25A15 gene encoding mitochondrial ornithine transporter 1 translates to MRINSAVQAAIDLTAGAAGGTACVVTGQPFDTAKVKMQTFPNMYKGLVDCFVKTYKQVGFRGFYKGTTPALVANIAENSVLFMCYGFCQQIVRRIVGVDRKTKLSDLQNAAAGSFASAFATLVLCPTELVKCRLQAMHEMQLSGKIIQGHTTVWSVVKGVIQKDGPLGFYRGLSSTLLREVPGYFFFFGGYELSRTFFASGRSKDELGPIPLLLSGGFGGSCLWIAVYPVDCVKSRIQVLSMAGKQAGFMGTFVTVVRTEGVLALYSGLTPTMIRAFVANGALFLAYEYSRKLMMKQIDSY